One part of the Eptesicus fuscus isolate TK198812 chromosome 20, DD_ASM_mEF_20220401, whole genome shotgun sequence genome encodes these proteins:
- the C20H17orf98 gene encoding uncharacterized protein C17orf98 homolog, translated as MVHLREYPMRLEKGFVLDGVALSTMARNYEQLKPKVWSAIPPYNAQQDYHARRYFKSRVVPPILQKTGQDHGGTGRDGWIVDYFHIFGEEQKYINRRNWSGAGHSCQQVIGHDYYNADVKTIRGFNGRFGYRRNTPALRQCPSVFGEVTRLPLF; from the exons ATGGTGCACTTGCGCGAGTATCCCATGCGGTTGGAGAAGGGCTTCGTCTTGGATGGGGTGGCCCTGAGCACCATGGCCCGCAACTATGAGCAGTTGAAGCCCAAGGTCTGGTCTGCGATTCCGCCGTACAATGCGCAGCAGGACTACCACGCCCGCCGGTACTTCAAGAGCCGTGTGGTTCCGCCCATTTTGCAGAAAACTGGTCAG GATCACGGAGGTACAGGAAGGGACGGCTGGATAGTGGATTATTTCCACATCTTCGGAGAAGAACAGAAATACATCAACAGGAGAAACTGGTCAGGGGCAG GGCATTCCTGCCAGCAGGTGATCGGGCATGACTACTACAATGCTGATGTGAAAACGATCAGGGGGTTCAATGGGCGGTTTGGCTACCGCAGGAACACCCCAGCCCTCCGCCAGTGCCCATCTGTCTTCGGAGAGGTCACCCGACTCCCTCTCTTCTAA